The following proteins come from a genomic window of Micromonospora echinofusca:
- a CDS encoding ABC transporter substrate-binding protein: MTAAVAACAENQTPTESGGGEATPSVAVNFGVGVDPAYSPIYLADQEKLFQANGLNVTVTQYQEGTGGLDAILAKQGQVTASTESSLLNRATRGDIKGLAVFSQSPSFIKLVARSGVADVAGIKKYGVVPGTVNEYATNKVLAARGISRESVEFVNASPAEMPALLQRGDVDGYIMWEPWPSRGVANGGKILLTSGDIGYVYNLVIGVDGAWYEANKETAKKVVQTIGQACEQLTKDPAKAGTVTEKAIKVPAKEAQGLLEGVQCQVRDFTDDDLKRYGEIAQFQQDSKIVTQKADPATVMVKGVA; this comes from the coding sequence GTGACCGCCGCCGTTGCGGCATGCGCGGAGAACCAGACCCCGACCGAATCCGGTGGCGGCGAGGCGACCCCTTCGGTGGCGGTCAACTTCGGCGTGGGCGTCGACCCGGCGTACTCCCCGATCTACCTCGCCGACCAGGAGAAGCTGTTCCAGGCCAACGGCCTGAACGTCACCGTCACCCAGTACCAGGAGGGCACCGGCGGCCTCGACGCGATCCTGGCCAAGCAGGGCCAGGTCACCGCGAGCACCGAGTCGAGCCTGCTCAACCGGGCCACCCGGGGCGACATCAAGGGCCTGGCCGTCTTCTCGCAGTCGCCCAGCTTCATCAAGCTCGTGGCGCGCTCCGGCGTCGCCGACGTGGCGGGCATCAAGAAGTACGGCGTCGTCCCCGGCACGGTCAACGAGTACGCCACCAACAAGGTCCTCGCGGCGCGCGGCATCAGCCGGGAGTCCGTCGAGTTCGTCAACGCCTCGCCCGCCGAGATGCCGGCCCTGCTGCAACGCGGCGACGTGGACGGCTACATCATGTGGGAGCCGTGGCCCTCGCGCGGCGTCGCCAACGGCGGCAAGATCCTGCTGACCAGCGGCGACATCGGCTACGTCTACAACCTGGTGATCGGCGTCGACGGCGCCTGGTACGAGGCCAACAAGGAGACCGCCAAGAAGGTCGTGCAGACCATCGGCCAGGCGTGCGAGCAGCTCACCAAGGACCCCGCCAAGGCGGGCACGGTCACCGAGAAGGCCATCAAGGTGCCGGCGAAGGAGGCCCAAGGGCTGCTCGAGGGCGTCCAGTGCCAGGTCCGCGACTTCACCGACGACGACCTCAAGCGCTACGGCGAGATCGCCCAGTTCCAGCAGGACAGCAAGATCGTCACCCAGAAGGCCGACCCGGCGACCGTCATGGTCAAGGGGGTGGCGTGA
- a CDS encoding MaoC/PaaZ C-terminal domain-containing protein has translation MSAPGPGGPLPTLVGLHTSSRRAWTATEAILYALGVGAGQRDPATELRFTTENSTGHPQRVLPTFASVLAADPPPLGDPTAVRHAEEALTLFRPLPPAGQVHTTATVTALHDQGSGALVQQVSRLRDPAGTTVAVVRRSMFVIGAGGFGGSRARAAGWRAPTGPPEHRIVAAVRPDQALLYRLSGDRNPLHSDPVVAGRAGLPRPILHGLCTFGFAGRLLLPLVGDDPTRVRHVRARFNAPLHPGDTLTVQAWRRPYGVLFRVGDGAGRIVLDRGVLALAAR, from the coding sequence ATGAGCGCACCGGGACCAGGCGGCCCGCTGCCGACGCTCGTCGGGCTGCACACGTCGTCGCGCCGGGCCTGGACCGCCACCGAGGCGATCCTCTACGCCCTCGGGGTCGGGGCGGGGCAGCGCGACCCGGCCACGGAACTCCGCTTCACCACCGAGAACTCGACCGGCCACCCGCAGCGGGTGCTGCCGACCTTCGCCAGCGTCCTCGCCGCCGATCCGCCGCCCCTGGGCGACCCCACCGCCGTCCGGCACGCGGAGGAGGCGCTCACCCTGTTCCGCCCGCTGCCGCCGGCCGGGCAGGTGCACACCACCGCCACCGTGACCGCGCTGCACGACCAGGGCAGCGGCGCGCTGGTCCAGCAGGTCTCCCGGCTGCGCGACCCGGCGGGCACGACGGTGGCCGTCGTACGCCGGTCCATGTTCGTCATCGGCGCCGGCGGCTTCGGCGGCAGCCGCGCCCGGGCCGCCGGATGGCGCGCGCCGACCGGCCCGCCCGAGCACCGGATCGTCGCCGCCGTCCGCCCGGACCAGGCGCTGCTCTACCGGCTCAGCGGCGACCGCAACCCGCTGCACTCCGATCCGGTCGTCGCCGGTCGCGCCGGGCTGCCCCGCCCGATCCTGCACGGCCTGTGCACCTTCGGCTTCGCCGGCCGGCTCCTGCTGCCCCTCGTCGGCGACGACCCGACCCGCGTACGGCACGTCCGGGCCCGCTTCAACGCGCCGCTGCACCCCGGCGACACCCTGACGGTGCAGGCCTGGCGGCGCCCGTACGGCGTGCTCTTCCGCGTCGGCGACGGGGCGGGGCGGATCGTCCTGGACCGGGGCGTGCTGGCCCTCGCCGCCCGGTGA
- a CDS encoding phage tail sheath family protein, producing the protein MPVTPSYPGVYIEEAPSGVRPVIGVATGVAAFVGYVRTGPEHRAVRVNSFGEFERRFGGVDRDSELSLAVQQFFRNGGAAALVVRVPRADARPASVTLLDKVGAGPKSALVLDAASTGSWGSGLLIDVDHDDAADPKTFNLSVQDPATGASEHFTGLSSDPASAAYAVAALNDPDRGSSLVRARAGASGAGRPVPSGTLGAAVGAPTVDAAKNYRLTVQPDRPTKPDPADPTRTVPAVAAVTVTALEKGERLPSSPAGVAALLQRKINTALGAADGAAGLRVRVLPTADGGLRVLGDVDPLVAPAAVDAAFTVTGATASGDVADGAALLGLGGATTNVGRYTPVGAKRLGQGDLVTGSDGTLLPGAAALIGSEAAYTGIYALLRTDLFNLLCIPDATRAKPGDPTSVDTGVDPEAVWAAAYELCARRRAMLLVDPPPGVDDPDRALDWINQLGVKGPNAVAHFPRLRIPDPTDGFRPRTVAPGGTLAGLYARQDTERGVWKAPAGTEAQLRGVTNLVHPLTDAENGVLNPLGLNCLRTFPVVGTVNWGARTTAGADVLASQWKYTPVRRLALYIEESVFRGTQWAVFEPNDEPLWAQLRLNLTSFMQDLFRKGAFAGRTPREAYLVRCDAETTTGDDRDRGVVNVVVGFAPLKPAEFVIVRIQQLAGQSPS; encoded by the coding sequence ATGCCCGTGACTCCGAGCTATCCCGGCGTCTACATCGAGGAAGCCCCGAGCGGCGTCCGACCCGTCATCGGCGTGGCGACCGGGGTGGCCGCCTTCGTCGGATACGTCCGGACCGGCCCGGAGCACCGCGCCGTCCGGGTGAACAGCTTCGGCGAGTTCGAGCGCCGCTTCGGCGGCGTCGACCGCGACTCCGAACTCAGCCTGGCCGTGCAGCAGTTCTTCCGCAACGGCGGCGCCGCCGCGCTCGTCGTACGGGTGCCCCGCGCCGACGCCCGTCCCGCCTCGGTCACCCTGCTCGACAAGGTGGGCGCCGGCCCGAAGTCGGCGCTGGTGCTGGACGCCGCGAGCACCGGAAGCTGGGGCAGCGGGCTGCTGATCGACGTCGACCACGACGACGCGGCCGACCCGAAGACGTTCAACCTGAGCGTCCAGGACCCGGCGACCGGCGCGAGCGAGCACTTCACCGGGCTGTCGTCCGACCCGGCGAGCGCCGCGTACGCCGTCGCCGCGCTCAACGACCCCGACCGTGGCTCCTCGCTCGTGCGGGCCCGGGCCGGGGCGAGCGGCGCGGGCCGGCCGGTGCCCAGCGGCACCCTCGGCGCGGCCGTCGGCGCGCCGACGGTGGACGCCGCGAAGAACTACCGGCTCACCGTGCAGCCGGACCGGCCCACCAAGCCGGACCCGGCGGACCCCACCAGGACCGTCCCGGCCGTCGCCGCCGTGACCGTTACGGCGCTGGAGAAGGGCGAGCGGCTGCCGTCCTCACCCGCCGGCGTGGCCGCGCTGCTGCAACGGAAGATCAACACCGCGCTCGGGGCCGCCGACGGGGCCGCCGGGCTGCGGGTGCGGGTGCTGCCAACCGCCGACGGCGGGCTGCGCGTCCTCGGCGACGTGGACCCGCTGGTGGCCCCGGCGGCCGTCGACGCGGCCTTCACCGTCACGGGCGCGACCGCCTCCGGCGACGTGGCCGACGGCGCGGCGCTGCTCGGCCTGGGCGGCGCCACCACGAACGTCGGCCGGTACACCCCCGTCGGCGCCAAGCGACTCGGCCAGGGCGACCTGGTCACCGGCTCGGACGGCACGCTGCTGCCCGGCGCCGCCGCGCTGATCGGCTCCGAGGCCGCCTACACCGGCATCTACGCCCTGCTCAGGACGGACCTGTTCAACCTGCTCTGCATCCCCGACGCGACCCGCGCCAAGCCCGGCGACCCGACGTCGGTCGACACCGGGGTGGACCCGGAGGCGGTCTGGGCCGCCGCGTACGAGCTGTGCGCCCGGCGCCGGGCGATGCTGCTGGTCGACCCGCCGCCCGGAGTGGACGACCCCGACCGGGCGCTGGACTGGATCAACCAGCTCGGCGTCAAGGGACCCAACGCCGTGGCGCACTTCCCCCGGCTGCGGATCCCCGACCCGACCGACGGCTTCCGGCCGCGTACGGTCGCCCCCGGCGGCACCCTCGCCGGCCTGTACGCCCGCCAGGACACCGAGCGCGGCGTGTGGAAGGCTCCGGCGGGCACGGAGGCGCAGCTGCGCGGGGTGACCAACCTGGTCCACCCGCTCACCGACGCCGAGAACGGCGTGCTCAACCCGCTCGGGCTCAACTGCCTGCGGACGTTCCCGGTCGTCGGCACCGTCAACTGGGGGGCCCGCACCACGGCCGGCGCGGACGTGCTGGCCAGCCAGTGGAAGTACACGCCGGTGCGCCGGCTCGCGCTCTACATCGAGGAGAGCGTCTTCCGGGGTACCCAGTGGGCCGTCTTCGAGCCCAACGACGAGCCGCTCTGGGCCCAGCTGCGGCTGAACCTGACGTCGTTCATGCAGGACCTGTTCCGCAAGGGCGCGTTCGCCGGGCGTACCCCGCGCGAGGCGTACCTGGTGCGGTGCGACGCGGAGACCACCACCGGCGACGACCGGGACCGGGGCGTGGTGAACGTCGTCGTCGGGTTCGCCCCACTCAAACCCGCCGAGTTCGTGATCGTGCGGATCCAGCAGCTCGCCGGCCAGAGCCCGTCCTGA
- a CDS encoding phage tail protein, whose amino-acid sequence MVQFAVNPTRFDPYKNFKFRVKWDGRYVAGVSKVSALKRTTEVVKHRDGGDPSTSRKSPGRTEFEAVTLERGLTHDAEFAQWAGRIWALHAGLGSEASLADFRRDITIELLNEAGQVAQSYRLFRCWVSEYQALPELDANANAVAIEHIKLENEGWERDEAVTEPAEPRLAS is encoded by the coding sequence ATGGTGCAGTTCGCGGTCAATCCGACGCGCTTCGACCCGTACAAGAACTTCAAGTTCCGGGTGAAGTGGGACGGCCGCTACGTGGCCGGGGTCAGCAAGGTCAGCGCGCTGAAGCGGACCACCGAGGTGGTCAAGCACCGCGACGGCGGCGACCCGTCGACCAGCCGCAAGTCCCCCGGGCGTACGGAGTTCGAGGCCGTCACCCTGGAGCGCGGCCTGACCCACGACGCCGAGTTCGCCCAGTGGGCCGGGCGGATCTGGGCGCTGCACGCCGGCCTCGGCTCGGAGGCGTCGCTGGCCGACTTCCGGCGCGACATCACCATCGAGCTGCTCAACGAGGCCGGGCAGGTCGCCCAGTCGTACCGGCTGTTCCGCTGCTGGGTCTCGGAGTACCAGGCGCTGCCGGAGCTGGACGCCAACGCCAACGCGGTGGCGATCGAGCACATCAAGCTGGAGAACGAGGGCTGGGAACGCGACGAGGCGGTCACCGAGCCGGCCGAACCCCGGCTCGCCTCGTGA
- a CDS encoding DUF4255 domain-containing protein — MSTAYALAAVTAVLRAQLMAYLRATGASSAVGGVSVTAGPPDRVSVGNQEGNQVNLFLSRVTRNPTWANLGPPPRNGAGDDVAAVPLGVDLHYVASVYGHDPLTGEILLGHLLAMLHETPVLTRATIRRSLAPDPPDATLPAPVAESRLAEQVEQLRISVANSPGGEESFRLWSAFSAPYRSSVFLDVSVVLIDPLRGAREPLPVRSVTAGTVDVRGPEVDAVRADGPTGTPVTAAATLVVTGRNLTGPDTRIRVGTATASPAAASATELRVPLSAFDRPVAAGLRGLVVTHSVDLGDPPAPRAALSSDAVPVTYRPTITVAPADVVVDSSRTVDSVVLRTGTVTVTVQPQVEATQQVTLSLTGTGGTILPAPPGNGVTGDAGTTDRVRFAFRDLPAGAYLARLRVDGVDSPLSTDPTGRYTGPSVVL; from the coding sequence ATGAGCACCGCGTACGCCCTCGCCGCCGTCACCGCCGTGCTGCGCGCCCAGCTGATGGCGTACCTGCGGGCCACCGGCGCGTCGTCGGCCGTCGGCGGGGTCTCGGTCACCGCCGGCCCACCGGACCGGGTGAGCGTGGGCAACCAGGAGGGCAACCAGGTCAACCTGTTCCTCAGCCGGGTCACCCGCAACCCGACCTGGGCCAACCTCGGTCCGCCGCCGCGCAACGGCGCCGGTGACGACGTCGCCGCCGTCCCGCTCGGCGTCGACCTGCACTACGTGGCCAGCGTCTACGGCCACGACCCGCTGACCGGCGAGATCCTCCTCGGGCACCTGCTGGCGATGCTGCACGAGACGCCGGTGCTGACCCGCGCGACGATCCGCCGGTCCCTCGCGCCCGATCCACCGGACGCGACCCTGCCCGCGCCGGTGGCCGAGTCCCGCCTCGCCGAGCAGGTCGAGCAACTGCGGATCAGCGTCGCCAACAGCCCCGGCGGCGAGGAGAGCTTCCGGCTCTGGTCGGCGTTCAGCGCGCCCTACCGCAGCAGCGTCTTCCTCGACGTCTCGGTGGTGCTGATCGACCCCCTGCGGGGAGCCCGCGAGCCCCTGCCGGTGCGGTCGGTCACGGCCGGCACGGTCGACGTGCGCGGCCCCGAGGTCGACGCCGTACGCGCCGACGGGCCGACCGGCACCCCGGTCACCGCCGCCGCGACCCTCGTCGTGACCGGCCGCAACCTGACCGGCCCGGACACCCGCATCCGCGTCGGTACGGCCACCGCCAGCCCCGCCGCCGCGTCGGCCACCGAGCTTCGGGTGCCGCTGTCGGCCTTCGACCGGCCCGTCGCCGCCGGCCTGCGGGGCCTGGTCGTCACCCACTCCGTCGACCTGGGCGACCCGCCCGCGCCCCGGGCGGCGCTCAGCTCCGACGCCGTGCCGGTCACCTACCGGCCGACGATCACCGTCGCCCCCGCCGACGTGGTCGTCGACTCCAGCCGCACCGTGGACTCGGTGGTGCTGCGTACCGGCACGGTCACGGTCACCGTGCAGCCGCAGGTGGAGGCGACGCAGCAGGTCACCCTCTCCCTGACCGGGACGGGCGGCACGATCCTGCCCGCGCCGCCCGGCAACGGCGTCACCGGCGACGCCGGCACCACCGACCGGGTCCGCTTCGCCTTCCGCGACCTGCCCGCCGGGGCGTACCTGGCGCGGCTGCGGGTGGACGGGGTTGACAGCCCGCTGAGCACCGACCCCACCGGGCGGTACACCGGCCCCTCCGTGGTGCTGTGA
- a CDS encoding ATP-binding protein — MPAARAAARWPAPAVAERADDGLAAEVERIRQLLKGEPAQVGRPDGGHLDRIAAGFGLTGFERDVLVAAVAGELGLLDRPPTFAWCLDALPGGHWDALAPDRPLRAARLVELGDGPLPHAPLRLDERILHEARGAGRLDERLRPYVTELPGPPAGLPGSRRRAAADLCAAWQAGRRALRVTGPDRADRTDVVAAAAATVGRRAHRLAAADLPGAVTDRDALARLWNREVVLADPVLVVELTGDEPPEQTGVVAHLLGRLIGDVVVSAPRAVALDGVAAGPDVDRPTREEQRALWRGLLPARPAAALAREFDLGHHEILATAARPTTDPAALARDLVRERIRRDLDGVAERIAVKAGWDDLVLPAPALAQLRQLTAAAAGRALLAERGFGRRTGRGLGVTALFAGPSGTGKTLAAEVLAGALGLDLHRVDLATVVSKWIGETEKQLRRVFDAAERGGTVLLFDEADALFGRRSEVKDSHDRYANIEVSYLLQRMEQYRGVAVLTTNMRTAIDPAFLRRLRVLVPFGHPGPAERADLWRRAFPPQVATEELDLPRLAGLDLTGGDIHTVALRAALVAAGEHTPVRMRHVLDAVAAEYAKHDRPADPGLWS; from the coding sequence ATGCCCGCCGCCCGCGCCGCCGCCCGCTGGCCCGCCCCCGCCGTCGCCGAACGGGCCGACGACGGGCTGGCCGCCGAGGTGGAACGGATCCGGCAGCTGCTCAAGGGCGAGCCCGCCCAGGTCGGCCGCCCGGACGGCGGGCACCTCGACCGGATCGCGGCCGGGTTCGGGCTCACCGGCTTCGAACGCGACGTGCTGGTCGCCGCCGTCGCGGGGGAACTCGGCCTGCTGGACCGCCCGCCCACCTTCGCCTGGTGCCTGGACGCCCTGCCCGGCGGGCACTGGGACGCCCTCGCCCCCGACCGTCCGCTGCGCGCCGCCCGCCTGGTCGAACTCGGCGACGGACCGCTGCCGCACGCCCCGCTACGCCTCGACGAGCGGATCCTGCACGAGGCGCGCGGCGCCGGGCGGCTCGACGAGCGGCTGCGGCCGTACGTCACCGAGCTGCCCGGACCGCCGGCGGGCCTGCCGGGCAGTCGGCGGCGGGCCGCGGCGGACCTCTGCGCCGCCTGGCAGGCCGGCCGCCGGGCCCTGCGGGTCACCGGGCCGGACCGGGCCGACCGCACGGACGTCGTCGCCGCCGCGGCGGCGACGGTGGGCCGCCGCGCCCACCGGCTGGCGGCGGCCGACCTGCCCGGCGCCGTCACCGACCGGGACGCCCTGGCCCGGCTGTGGAACCGCGAGGTGGTGCTCGCCGACCCGGTGCTGGTCGTGGAGCTGACCGGCGACGAACCGCCCGAGCAGACGGGCGTCGTGGCGCACCTGCTGGGGCGACTCATCGGCGACGTCGTCGTCTCCGCGCCGCGCGCCGTCGCGCTCGACGGGGTCGCCGCCGGGCCGGACGTGGACCGGCCCACCCGCGAGGAGCAGCGGGCGCTGTGGCGAGGGCTGCTGCCCGCGCGCCCCGCCGCCGCGCTGGCCCGCGAGTTCGACCTGGGCCACCACGAGATCCTCGCCACCGCCGCCCGCCCCACCACCGACCCGGCGGCGCTCGCCCGGGACCTGGTCCGCGAGCGGATCCGCCGGGACCTCGACGGGGTGGCCGAGCGGATCGCCGTGAAGGCCGGCTGGGACGACCTGGTGCTGCCCGCCCCGGCCCTGGCCCAGCTGCGGCAGCTCACCGCCGCCGCGGCCGGCCGCGCGCTGCTCGCCGAGCGCGGCTTCGGGCGGCGTACCGGGCGAGGGCTCGGGGTCACCGCCCTCTTCGCCGGCCCGAGCGGCACCGGCAAGACCCTGGCCGCCGAGGTCCTCGCCGGCGCGCTCGGCCTGGACCTGCACCGCGTCGACCTGGCCACCGTCGTCAGCAAGTGGATCGGCGAGACCGAGAAGCAGCTGCGCCGCGTCTTCGACGCCGCCGAGCGCGGCGGCACCGTGCTGCTCTTCGACGAGGCCGACGCGCTGTTCGGCCGCCGGTCCGAGGTGAAGGACAGCCACGACCGGTACGCCAACATCGAGGTGTCGTACCTGCTGCAACGCATGGAGCAGTACCGGGGCGTGGCGGTGCTGACGACCAACATGCGTACCGCCATCGACCCCGCGTTCCTGCGTCGGCTGCGGGTGTTGGTGCCCTTCGGGCATCCCGGCCCGGCCGAGCGGGCCGACCTGTGGCGGCGTGCCTTCCCGCCGCAGGTCGCCACCGAGGAGCTCGACCTGCCCCGGCTCGCCGGCCTGGACCTGACCGGCGGCGACATCCACACCGTCGCCCTGCGGGCCGCGCTCGTCGCCGCCGGGGAGCACACGCCCGTCCGGATGCGGCACGTGCTCGACGCCGTGGCCGCCGAGTACGCCAAGCACGACCGGCCCGCCGACCCGGGGCTGTGGTCATGA